The following proteins come from a genomic window of bacterium:
- a CDS encoding ATP cone domain-containing protein has product MVKVAEKPVQAAKTAAKMVDFVHKVQKRDGSIVPFDLIHITSAIHRAMLATGEGSEREAELVANKVYADLVRIARRYTTFIPTVEGIQDSVEKELILNDYIRTAKAYILYRQERSRIRAASGAVPERVRELVTESKKYFRNPLAEFVYYRTYARWIDEEGRRETWVETVDRYMAFMKESLGMKLKQIEYDEVREAIMRQEAMPSMRLLQFAGKAVRVTNVAAYNCSFIAPSKLQDFAEIMYVSMCGTGVGFSVESKNIQKLPQIKPQSGKKHPTYIIHDSKEGWADALTFGMKAWFSGEDVVFDYSHLRPAGARLKTMGGKSSGPQPLRELLDFARQKILRKQGRRLSNLDAHDVICKIGTCVVAGGVRRSAMISLSDFDDEEMRDAKKGQFYLTEPQRSVANNSAVYERRPTTEEFLDEWVALLKSNSGERGIFNRGGLLKTLPERRVKLLKGVPDNMGTNPCGEILLQNKMFCNLSEVVCRPSDTEETLLRKVRIAALLGTYQATLTNLPYISKEWQRHCEQERLLGVSLTGQWDSPVVRNAETLRKLRREAVRVNQQYAKRFGTSASSCVTCVKPSGTLSQTVDASSGMHPRFAPYYIRRVRISATDSLFRMLRDQGVPYHPEVGQGKDDATTYVIEFPVKAPNGAVFKDDLTALEQLEHWKLVKVNYTEHNPSCTIYIGEDEWVAVANWLYENWDIIGGLSFLPRQNHVYQLAPYEEITKETFEELARRWENVDFAKIVTYEKQDETEQQKELACAGGVCEI; this is encoded by the coding sequence ATGGTGAAAGTTGCAGAAAAACCGGTGCAGGCGGCAAAAACCGCCGCAAAAATGGTCGATTTTGTCCACAAAGTGCAGAAGCGCGACGGCTCGATCGTGCCGTTCGACCTCATCCATATAACGAGCGCTATACATCGAGCGATGCTTGCGACCGGCGAGGGCTCCGAGCGCGAGGCGGAGCTTGTCGCAAACAAGGTTTATGCCGACCTCGTACGCATCGCGCGGCGCTACACGACCTTCATCCCCACGGTTGAGGGCATTCAGGACAGCGTTGAAAAAGAGCTGATCCTCAATGACTACATCCGCACGGCAAAGGCCTATATCCTGTACCGGCAGGAGCGCTCGCGCATCAGGGCCGCGAGCGGGGCGGTGCCGGAGCGCGTGCGCGAGCTTGTCACAGAGAGCAAGAAATACTTCCGCAATCCGCTTGCCGAATTCGTCTACTACCGCACCTACGCGCGCTGGATAGACGAGGAAGGCCGCCGCGAGACGTGGGTTGAAACGGTGGACCGCTATATGGCGTTCATGAAGGAGAGCCTCGGCATGAAGCTAAAGCAGATCGAGTACGACGAGGTGCGCGAGGCGATTATGAGGCAAGAAGCCATGCCCTCGATGCGGCTTTTGCAGTTTGCGGGGAAAGCGGTCCGCGTGACGAACGTCGCGGCCTATAACTGTTCTTTCATCGCGCCTTCAAAACTACAGGATTTTGCTGAGATCATGTACGTCTCGATGTGCGGCACCGGCGTCGGGTTTTCAGTCGAGAGCAAGAATATACAAAAATTGCCGCAAATCAAGCCGCAGAGCGGCAAGAAACATCCGACCTATATCATCCACGACAGCAAGGAGGGGTGGGCGGATGCGCTTACATTCGGGATGAAAGCGTGGTTTTCCGGCGAGGACGTTGTCTTCGACTATTCGCACCTGCGGCCTGCTGGCGCGCGCCTCAAGACCATGGGCGGGAAGTCATCCGGCCCGCAGCCCCTGCGTGAGCTCCTTGACTTCGCGCGGCAGAAGATCCTCCGCAAACAGGGCCGGCGGCTCTCGAACCTCGATGCCCATGACGTCATCTGCAAGATCGGTACCTGTGTCGTCGCAGGTGGGGTGCGCCGGAGCGCGATGATCTCACTCTCGGATTTTGATGACGAGGAGATGCGCGACGCCAAGAAAGGGCAATTTTACCTTACGGAGCCGCAGCGCTCGGTCGCGAACAATTCCGCGGTCTACGAGCGTCGGCCCACGACCGAGGAATTTCTCGACGAGTGGGTCGCGCTCCTGAAGAGCAACTCAGGCGAGCGCGGCATCTTCAACCGCGGAGGACTTCTCAAAACTCTCCCCGAGCGGCGGGTTAAGTTACTGAAGGGCGTGCCTGATAATATGGGCACAAATCCGTGCGGAGAAATATTATTACAAAACAAAATGTTCTGTAACTTATCTGAAGTCGTGTGCAGGCCGTCTGACACGGAAGAGACGCTGCTCCGGAAAGTCAGAATTGCCGCGTTGCTCGGCACCTATCAGGCGACGCTCACGAACCTACCGTATATCTCGAAAGAATGGCAACGGCACTGCGAGCAAGAGCGGTTGCTCGGGGTTTCCCTCACGGGCCAATGGGACTCTCCGGTCGTGCGGAACGCCGAGACCCTCCGCAAGCTTCGCAGAGAGGCTGTGCGCGTCAATCAGCAGTATGCAAAGCGCTTCGGCACGAGCGCCTCGAGCTGTGTCACCTGCGTGAAGCCCTCCGGCACGCTCTCGCAGACCGTGGACGCCTCCTCCGGGATGCATCCGAGGTTCGCGCCCTACTATATCCGCCGCGTGAGGATCTCGGCGACCGACTCGCTCTTCCGCATGCTTCGTGATCAGGGCGTGCCCTACCACCCTGAGGTGGGGCAGGGCAAGGACGATGCGACGACATATGTGATTGAATTTCCGGTGAAAGCCCCGAACGGTGCGGTTTTTAAGGATGATCTTACCGCGCTCGAACAGCTCGAGCACTGGAAGCTCGTCAAGGTGAACTATACGGAACATAACCCCTCCTGCACAATCTATATCGGCGAGGATGAATGGGTTGCCGTGGCAAACTGGCTTTACGAAAACTGGGACATCATTGGCGGCCTCTCGTTTCTCCCGCGACAGAATCATGTCTACCAGCTCGCTCCCTACGAGGAGATAACGAAGGAGACATTTGAGGAGCTCGCGCGCCGGTGGGAGAACGTGGACTTCGCTAAAATCGTCACCTATGAAAAGCAAGACGAGACCGAGCAGCAAAAAGAGCTCGCCTGCGCCGGCGGGGTGTGTGAGATTTGA
- a CDS encoding RNB domain-containing ribonuclease, with product MHAPASDIKKRNGHLPVLRGSVSGAKKRHRAFSIQSSLWNSNAPRAFLKNFFCGTLKSELSTLFRHCLGADLCDYRKPNQERGIHVRGIYTLQEQESPTEREAVQGVCIDQRGTTMRDDAIWAEETDGVYRVSVSIADVAALVVPFSGIDQRAYQRGFTHYKGAGTELMLPEGVIRSAILGRREQRAITVIVTLGHALDIKETRVVPSLLKNVGNLSFEDADRIGAGCIHPLAHELRLMRDLTERLRSRRRSSGALILDRLDDGCEDSTEKAYTKWLLHTRALSSNRIVEEFILLASNALALWCLERGVPILYRNHTTKIREKQRERLLRDIDRAYAGDMPPPEFKSLHMRVRMLYHKAYYGPLPEGHGALNMLHTHWSSPLHRYPDLLVHQAIQAELRGEQHVRTNRVLTSIASHINVIKRELNIEQYQKEYYRADYKTARRSRAVFIRELRFRAREEPWLDDILKWNLYLRTRSGNDSEMAYCVLIFARCGGILWRSAKRDVLRSLAERSRSVRSVFERAHVELRWPLPIIETKEDAQGRFMGVARIELPGENFAAVSEWLPDKELAMDEAVFSLLGIVSKLPDSAAEENLGRYCSACGLRAPRYSVSQCTEGSRPSRCIARTSAPHRKIGVVGVAYAAEDAEARSRAANTLLTRLIFEAERAEK from the coding sequence GTGCACGCTCCCGCTTCCGATATCAAAAAGCGCAACGGGCACCTGCCGGTGCTTCGCGGCTCTGTGAGTGGCGCTAAAAAACGGCATCGTGCTTTTAGTATACAAAGTAGCCTGTGGAATTCCAATGCTCCGAGGGCCTTCCTCAAAAACTTTTTTTGTGGTACTCTGAAATCAGAGCTCAGTACACTGTTCAGACATTGTTTAGGGGCCGACCTTTGTGATTATAGAAAACCCAATCAAGAAAGGGGTATCCATGTGCGAGGAATATATACGTTACAAGAGCAAGAGAGTCCAACAGAAAGAGAAGCGGTACAAGGAGTTTGCATCGACCAGAGAGGTACAACAATGCGTGACGACGCGATATGGGCAGAAGAGACCGACGGCGTCTACCGGGTCTCCGTGAGCATCGCTGACGTTGCCGCGCTTGTGGTACCATTTTCCGGGATTGACCAGCGGGCGTACCAGAGGGGCTTTACGCACTATAAGGGCGCCGGTACCGAACTTATGCTACCCGAGGGAGTGATCAGAAGTGCGATACTCGGCAGACGAGAACAGCGGGCGATTACGGTCATCGTGACGCTTGGACACGCCCTCGACATCAAAGAGACTCGTGTGGTACCATCGCTTCTCAAAAACGTCGGTAACCTTTCATTCGAAGACGCCGATCGTATAGGCGCGGGGTGCATCCATCCCCTTGCTCACGAGTTACGCCTCATGAGAGACCTGACGGAACGACTCCGTTCTCGCCGCCGCAGCAGCGGCGCACTCATTCTCGACAGATTAGATGACGGTTGTGAAGACTCCACCGAGAAGGCATACACGAAGTGGCTTCTACACACGCGCGCCCTATCTTCAAATCGAATCGTTGAGGAGTTCATTTTGCTCGCGAGCAATGCGCTTGCGCTCTGGTGCCTCGAGCGGGGCGTTCCGATACTCTATCGGAATCACACCACGAAGATTAGGGAAAAGCAACGCGAGCGGCTTCTCAGGGATATCGATCGCGCGTATGCCGGAGACATGCCACCCCCCGAGTTCAAGAGTCTTCATATGCGCGTACGAATGCTCTACCACAAGGCCTACTATGGGCCCCTACCTGAGGGCCATGGCGCCCTCAATATGCTGCACACCCACTGGAGCTCCCCGCTCCACCGATATCCGGACCTTCTGGTACACCAGGCAATTCAGGCCGAATTGCGTGGCGAGCAGCACGTCCGTACCAACCGCGTCCTCACGTCGATCGCGTCCCACATTAATGTGATCAAACGTGAGTTGAACATCGAGCAGTATCAAAAAGAGTACTACAGAGCCGACTATAAAACCGCACGCCGGAGCAGAGCGGTCTTTATACGTGAGCTGCGTTTCAGGGCTCGAGAAGAACCGTGGCTCGACGATATCCTTAAATGGAACCTGTACCTCCGCACTCGCTCGGGGAACGACAGCGAAATGGCATATTGTGTACTCATTTTCGCGCGCTGTGGGGGCATACTCTGGCGCTCCGCAAAACGCGATGTGCTCCGATCACTCGCCGAACGTTCCCGTTCTGTGCGCTCGGTCTTTGAGCGTGCGCATGTGGAACTTCGCTGGCCGCTTCCCATTATTGAAACAAAGGAGGACGCCCAGGGCAGATTTATGGGTGTTGCGCGGATTGAGCTTCCGGGTGAGAACTTCGCAGCGGTGAGCGAATGGCTCCCCGACAAGGAGCTCGCGATGGACGAGGCCGTCTTCTCGCTCCTCGGCATAGTCTCGAAACTTCCCGATAGCGCGGCGGAGGAGAACCTCGGGAGATACTGTTCGGCGTGCGGTCTGCGTGCGCCGCGCTACAGCGTCTCGCAGTGTACGGAAGGTAGCCGACCTTCGAGGTGCATCGCGCGAACAAGCGCGCCGCATCGAAAAATCGGCGTCGTCGGGGTCGCCTATGCTGCAGAGGACGCCGAGGCGCGCTCACGCGCCGCAAACACGCTTCTCACGAGGCTCATTTTCGAAGCAGAAAGAGCGGAAAAATAA
- the infA gene encoding translation initiation factor IF-1, which translates to MQRSDSRHEEKFGVVEEALPDAIFRVSLEGGGELKAYLAGKMRLHHIRVLVGDRVIVRIDPYGGKGRIIKRL; encoded by the coding sequence ATGCAGCGATCAGATTCGAGACATGAGGAAAAATTCGGCGTCGTCGAGGAGGCGCTGCCGGACGCAATTTTTCGCGTCTCGCTTGAGGGGGGCGGGGAATTGAAAGCTTACCTCGCGGGGAAAATGCGCTTGCACCACATACGGGTGCTTGTTGGCGACCGCGTCATTGTTCGAATTGATCCGTATGGAGGGAAAGGAAGGATAATCAAACGGCTATAA
- the rpmJ gene encoding 50S ribosomal protein L36, with amino-acid sequence MRVRSTIKKRCRTCQMIRRKGRMYIVCTNPRHKQRQG; translated from the coding sequence ATGCGTGTTCGCTCAACCATTAAAAAGCGCTGCCGCACGTGCCAGATGATACGACGAAAAGGTCGTATGTATATCGTGTGTACCAATCCGCGGCACAAACAGAGGCAAGGATAG
- the rpsM gene encoding 30S ribosomal protein S13, with amino-acid sequence MRLFGITIPEKKRLDIGLTAIYGVGRPRAGAVLREAKVNPAKRPAEVSAEDEARIRAALESIKLEGELRRDISANIKRLRESKSYRGVRHVRHLPARGQRTKTNSRTVRGNVRKTMGSGRKKVEKK; translated from the coding sequence ATGCGTTTATTCGGCATTACCATTCCAGAGAAGAAGCGGCTCGATATCGGCCTCACGGCGATCTATGGGGTCGGACGTCCGCGCGCCGGAGCGGTTCTCCGGGAGGCAAAGGTAAACCCGGCGAAGCGACCGGCTGAGGTTAGTGCGGAAGACGAGGCGCGCATTCGGGCAGCACTCGAGAGCATCAAGCTCGAGGGCGAGCTGCGGCGGGATATAAGCGCAAACATCAAGCGCCTCCGCGAGAGCAAATCGTACCGCGGCGTGCGCCATGTGCGGCACCTGCCGGCACGAGGTCAGCGCACGAAAACAAATTCACGCACCGTCCGCGGTAATGTGCGTAAGACCATGGGATCGGGGAGAAAAAAGGTGGAGAAGAAGTAG
- the rpsK gene encoding 30S ribosomal protein S11 — translation MGKKRIIKKSGGGYDSGLKSRALSRVAKRQIEKGVLHIQSTYNNTLLTLAEASGAVLCASSSGALGFKGARKGTPYAAAKVGELIGEKAVQMGMRDADIIVKGVGAGRESSVRGFISRGISISSLRDATPVPFNGPRPPKPRRV, via the coding sequence ATGGGCAAAAAACGCATCATCAAAAAAAGCGGCGGGGGTTATGACAGCGGACTTAAATCCCGTGCGCTCTCTCGTGTGGCAAAACGACAGATCGAAAAGGGAGTGCTGCATATCCAGTCCACCTACAATAATACGCTCCTCACGCTCGCCGAGGCATCGGGTGCGGTGCTCTGCGCCTCGTCGAGCGGCGCGCTCGGCTTCAAGGGCGCGCGCAAAGGGACGCCCTATGCGGCGGCAAAGGTCGGTGAGCTTATCGGCGAGAAAGCGGTGCAGATGGGAATGCGAGATGCAGACATTATAGTGAAGGGCGTTGGTGCAGGCCGAGAGTCGTCCGTCCGCGGCTTCATTTCGCGCGGGATCAGCATTAGCAGTCTTCGGGATGCAACGCCCGTACCTTTCAACGGCCCGCGGCCGCCGAAGCCGAGAAGGGTGTAG
- the rpsD gene encoding 30S ribosomal protein S4, protein MKLGPKYKICKRLGPDVFEKCQTPRFALVASRAPKTKRGGKRGGRPSRTDYGKHMLEKQRVRFTYGLSERQFARYVKESARPAGAKPAEALYRRIESRLDNIVYRLSLARTRAQARQLVSHGLITVNDRKMSSPSYAVRVGERIGVKQSKRDLGVFASRGRGAEGEGIVMPPAWLTFDGAKMEGVVSALPAAENAGAQSLDLQAVIEFYSR, encoded by the coding sequence ATGAAACTCGGACCAAAGTATAAAATTTGTAAGCGTTTAGGTCCCGACGTCTTTGAGAAATGCCAGACGCCGCGGTTTGCGCTGGTCGCGAGCCGCGCTCCGAAGACGAAGCGAGGTGGAAAGCGAGGCGGGAGGCCGTCTCGAACGGATTACGGCAAACACATGCTTGAAAAGCAGCGTGTGCGGTTTACTTATGGCCTCTCGGAGCGGCAGTTTGCGCGCTATGTCAAAGAGTCGGCGCGACCGGCCGGCGCGAAGCCTGCAGAGGCGCTCTACCGGCGGATTGAGTCGCGTCTCGACAATATCGTGTACCGTCTGTCTCTTGCGCGCACGAGAGCACAGGCGCGCCAGCTCGTCTCGCACGGCCTCATTACGGTGAACGACCGGAAAATGAGCAGCCCGTCGTATGCGGTGCGAGTCGGCGAGCGGATAGGGGTCAAGCAGAGCAAGCGCGATCTCGGTGTCTTTGCTTCCCGCGGCCGAGGTGCTGAAGGAGAAGGCATTGTGATGCCCCCGGCGTGGCTCACGTTCGACGGCGCGAAAATGGAAGGAGTTGTGAGCGCCTTGCCTGCCGCGGAGAATGCCGGAGCGCAGTCGCTTGATTTGCAGGCGGTGATTGAGTTTTATAGCAGATGA
- a CDS encoding DNA-directed RNA polymerase subunit alpha, with translation MPDYTIALPSKPRVVFEEGMSGMYEIDGLYPGYGHTLGNSLRRIILSSLPGAAITHIKIEGVPHEFSTIEGVKEDVVALTLNLKRLRLSLAGDEPQTMTLKVKGPREVMGADIVAPGQVTILNPELHIAEVTAKTTLEMELTVERGLGYVPKEVLEKERVEIGTLTPDAIFTPIRRVNYEVENMRVGDRTDFNRLRVFVETDGTLTPREALEQSIEIMIHQLKAVIGFEEKEEDETESADETMRGEPALPRGESENPEKRSVAAHEELDKEFLKTRIETLDGLSARTAHALSEANIRTVGGLVRKKAEDLLALEGIGEKAIEEIRDVLAKNGVTLK, from the coding sequence ATGCCAGACTACACTATTGCGCTGCCGTCAAAACCACGGGTCGTCTTTGAAGAGGGAATGAGCGGCATGTATGAGATAGACGGCCTTTATCCAGGCTATGGACATACGCTTGGCAATTCGCTTCGGCGTATTATCCTCTCGTCGCTCCCCGGGGCGGCCATAACGCACATCAAGATCGAAGGGGTACCGCACGAATTTTCGACGATCGAGGGCGTCAAGGAGGACGTCGTCGCACTCACCCTAAATCTCAAACGCCTCCGGCTCTCGCTCGCCGGAGACGAGCCGCAGACGATGACCCTGAAGGTGAAAGGGCCGCGAGAAGTCATGGGTGCCGATATTGTGGCACCCGGGCAGGTTACCATATTGAATCCCGAGCTCCACATCGCAGAGGTGACGGCAAAGACGACGCTTGAGATGGAGCTCACCGTGGAGCGGGGGCTCGGGTATGTGCCAAAGGAGGTGCTTGAGAAAGAGCGCGTCGAGATCGGGACACTGACGCCGGATGCGATTTTTACTCCGATCCGCCGCGTCAACTACGAGGTGGAAAATATGCGCGTCGGCGATCGCACCGACTTCAATCGGCTGCGGGTCTTTGTTGAAACGGACGGGACGCTCACGCCGCGCGAAGCGCTCGAGCAGTCGATTGAGATCATGATCCACCAACTCAAGGCAGTGATCGGCTTTGAGGAGAAGGAGGAAGATGAGACAGAGAGCGCAGATGAGACGATGCGTGGCGAACCCGCTCTTCCGCGCGGCGAGTCCGAGAACCCTGAGAAGCGGAGCGTCGCGGCGCACGAGGAGCTCGATAAAGAATTTTTGAAAACTCGTATCGAAACGCTTGACGGCCTCTCTGCCCGCACAGCGCACGCGCTCTCTGAGGCGAACATTCGAACCGTCGGCGGACTCGTACGCAAGAAGGCGGAAGACCTGCTTGCACTCGAGGGGATCGGGGAGAAAGCGATTGAGGAGATTAGAGACGTGCTTGCGAAAAACGGAGTAACGTTGAAGTGA
- the rplQ gene encoding 50S ribosomal protein L17 produces the protein MRHHNRIKKFGRVARQRRALISSLASSLIRHEKITTTEAKAKELRPFIERLITVARQGTLAARRTTLARLGGESVAARRLMSSVASRYLSRPGGYTRITKLRARTSDRAPQARIEFV, from the coding sequence ATGCGTCACCACAACAGAATCAAAAAATTCGGCCGCGTCGCGCGGCAGCGGAGAGCACTGATCTCCTCGCTCGCCTCATCCCTCATTCGTCATGAGAAGATCACGACGACCGAGGCGAAAGCAAAGGAGCTTCGGCCATTTATTGAGCGCCTCATCACCGTTGCGCGGCAGGGCACACTCGCCGCGAGGCGAACGACCCTTGCGCGACTTGGCGGAGAGAGTGTCGCTGCGCGTCGGCTCATGAGCTCTGTTGCCTCGCGCTATCTCTCTCGACCCGGGGGCTACACGCGCATCACAAAACTGCGTGCGCGCACCAGCGACAGGGCACCGCAGGCGCGCATTGAATTTGTATGA
- a CDS encoding uL13 family ribosomal protein translates to MTATDQTLYTIDARAQRLGRVAADAARVLMGKHTPHYERNRINGQRVRIEHAAALQIDERKKKHTIYSRHSGYPGSLKRVTLAAIETKRGRERAYSEALRRAVYGMLPKNKLRPRMMKRLEII, encoded by the coding sequence ATGACAGCCACTGATCAGACACTCTATACAATCGACGCCCGAGCACAGCGTCTCGGGCGGGTTGCCGCCGATGCGGCGCGCGTCCTTATGGGCAAACACACGCCCCACTACGAGCGCAATCGGATAAACGGGCAGCGCGTACGCATCGAGCACGCGGCAGCACTCCAGATTGACGAGCGAAAAAAGAAGCATACAATATATTCGCGCCACTCGGGCTATCCGGGCTCGCTCAAGCGCGTAACGCTCGCCGCGATCGAGACGAAGCGCGGTCGAGAGCGTGCATACAGCGAGGCGCTCCGTCGGGCAGTCTACGGCATGCTGCCGAAGAACAAGCTGAGGCCGAGGATGATGAAACGGCTTGAAATCATATAG
- the rpsI gene encoding 30S ribosomal protein S9 produces MPSSTTPKPKKSDRYIEAVGRRKTAIARVRISPASKTNVLINDRSIESYFPVATLAQSVLSPLALAPSAHFSVSVHVVGGGIRGQAEAVRHGIARALTLSSADLRTPLKRAGFLTRDPRAKERRKFGLKKARKAPQWSKR; encoded by the coding sequence ATGCCTTCCTCAACCACCCCCAAACCCAAGAAATCCGACCGCTACATCGAGGCAGTTGGCCGCCGCAAGACGGCGATTGCGCGCGTGCGGATCTCACCTGCTTCAAAAACGAACGTCTTGATCAACGACCGCTCGATCGAATCGTACTTTCCAGTGGCCACCCTTGCGCAGAGTGTCCTCTCGCCGCTTGCGCTCGCGCCGTCGGCGCATTTTAGCGTAAGCGTCCATGTTGTCGGCGGGGGCATTCGCGGCCAGGCAGAGGCGGTGCGCCACGGTATCGCGCGCGCGCTCACGCTCTCGAGCGCTGATCTCCGGACCCCTCTGAAGCGCGCTGGATTTCTCACGCGTGATCCTCGTGCCAAGGAGCGGCGCAAATTCGGGCTCAAAAAAGCGCGCAAGGCACCGCAATGGAGTAAACGATAG
- a CDS encoding nucleotide exchange factor GrpE, with product MSDTDPENARDETIDIISEEEEQNSSVLIQKLRGKLKLCEAERHEYLTGWQRAKADLVNARKDEERERATFVRFAAERLVRDLLPVLESFEMAFSNPGWEQAPLEWRQGIEHIHAQLVAVLERSGLGQVRPEIGEKFDPTQHESAGETPVESAEQDHEIVSVVRRGYRLYDKLIQPARVMVGISGDTHEH from the coding sequence ATGTCCGATACAGATCCAGAAAATGCACGAGACGAAACAATAGATATCATATCGGAAGAGGAAGAGCAGAATTCCTCCGTCCTGATCCAAAAGCTCCGTGGTAAGTTGAAGCTCTGCGAGGCCGAGCGGCACGAGTACCTCACTGGCTGGCAGCGGGCGAAAGCGGACTTGGTGAATGCACGAAAGGATGAAGAGCGCGAGCGCGCCACGTTTGTGCGTTTTGCTGCAGAGCGGCTGGTTCGCGACCTCCTGCCGGTGCTCGAGAGCTTTGAGATGGCGTTCTCAAATCCAGGATGGGAGCAGGCACCACTTGAGTGGCGGCAAGGCATCGAGCACATCCACGCGCAGCTCGTCGCAGTACTTGAGCGCAGCGGCCTTGGGCAAGTACGTCCAGAGATCGGAGAAAAATTTGACCCTACGCAACACGAATCGGCGGGCGAGACTCCAGTCGAGAGCGCGGAGCAAGATCACGAGATCGTCTCCGTTGTTCGACGCGGCTACCGACTGTATGATAAGCTGATACAGCCCGCGAGAGTCATGGTTGGCATATCAGGCGATACGCATGAACATTAA